CGGCCTGCGTGCCGTGCGCGAACTGGTCCATCTCGAAGACACCCATGGGGCCGTTCCAGAAGATGGTGGCAGCACCCTTGATGGCCTCTGCATAGAGGGCCTCGGTCTTGGGGCCGATGTCCATGCCCATGCGGTCGTCGGGGATCTTGTTGGAGTCGACGACGGTGCCCGTGGCGTCCTCGCCGAAGTGGTCGGCGACGATGTTGTCAACGGGAAGCAGGAGCTTCACGCCCTTGTCCTCGGCCTTCTTCATCATCTCACCAGCGCGCTCGACCCAGTCGGGCTCCTGGAGCGACGTGCCCACGGTGTAGCCCTTGGCCATGAAGAACGTGTAGGCCATGCCGCCACCGATGATGAGGGTGTCAGCGGAGTCGATGAGGTGGTCGAGGACGCCGATCTTGGACGAGACCTTCGAGCCACCGACGATGGCGACGAACGGACGCTTGGGGTCGGCGAAGATGCCCGTGAGGGTGTCGACCTCCTTCTCGAGCAGGAAGCCCGCGACGGCCGGGATGTAGGCGGCGGGGCCCACGACAGAGCCCTGTGCGCGGTGCGCGGTGCCGAAGGCATCGAGCACGAAGATGTCGCCGTAGCTCGCAAGGCGCTTGGCGATCTCGGGGTCGTTCTTCTTCTCGCGCTTGTCGAAGCGGACGTTCTCGAGCACGAGCACCTGACCGGGCTTCACCGCGTCGACGGCAGCCTTGGCCTTGTCGCCGTAGGTGTCGTCGCAGAAGATGACGTCGAAGCCGGTGAGCTCGCGGAGCTTGTCAGCAGCGGGCTTGAGCGAGAGCTCGGGCTCGGGGCCGTCGCCCTTGGGGCGACCGAGGTGGCTCATGAGGATGACGCGGGCGTTGTGCTCCACGAGGTACTTGATCGTGGGGATGGCAGCCTTGACGCGGGTGTCGTCGGTGACGACGCCGTCCTTCAGGGGCACGTTGAAGTCGACGCGCTCGAGCACGCGCTTGCCGTCGACGTCGATGTCGCGGACGGTCTTCTTGGTGAATGCCATGCTTTCCTCCTTCAAGGAAAAGGGCGCGGCCGCGCAACGTGTGCTGCGACCGCGCCCTACTTCGTCTACTTCGGGCTTTGCCACGGAGCAGATATGCTTAGGCGACGAACTTCTCGAAGTACTTGATGGTACGGACCATCTGCGAGGTGTAGGAGTTCTCGTTGTCGTACCAGGAGACGACCTGGACGAGGTACTCGCCGTTGTCGAGCGGCTGGACCATGGTCTGCGTGGCGTCGAAGAGCGAGCCATAGGTCATGCCGATGATGTCGGAGGAGACGATCTCGTCGGTGTTGTAGCCGAAGGTCTCGGGGTCGGAGGCGGCCTTCATGGCAGCGTTGACGGAGTCGACGGTGACCTCGGAGTCGGACTTCACGACGGCATAGAGGAGCGTGGTCGAGCCGTCAGCCACGGGGACGCGCTGGGCGGAGCCGATGAGCTTGCCGTTGAGGTCGGGGAGCACGAGGCCGATGGCCTTGGCGGCACCCGAGGAGGCGGGGGTGATGTTCATGGCGCCGGCACGGGCACGACGCAGGTTGCCCTTGCGCTGGGGGCCGTCGAGGATCATCTGGTCGCCGGTGTAGGCGTGGATGGTGCTCATGATGCCGCTCTGGATGGGGGCATAGTCGTTGAGCGCCTTGGCCATGGGGGCGAGGCAGTTGGTGGTGCAGGAGGCGGCGGAGATGATGTCGTCGTCAGCCGTCAGGATGTCATGGTTGACGTTGTAGACGATCGTGGGCAGGTCGTTGCCTGCGGGAGCGGAGATGACGACCTTCTTGGCGCCGGCATCGATGTGAGCCTGGCTCTTGGCCTTGGAGGTGTAGAAGCCGGTGCACTCGAGGACGACGTCGACACCGAGCTTGCCCCAGGGGAGGTCCTTGGCGTCCTTCTCCTTGTAGATGGTGATCTGCTTGCCATCGACCGTGATGGAGGAGTCATCGAAGGTGACCTCGTGCTCACGGGCATAGTTGCCATGCATCGTGTCGTACTTCAGAAGGTGGGCGAGCATCTCAGGGGAGGTGAGGTCGTTGATGGCGACGATCTCGGAGCCCTCATGGCCAAACATCTGCCTGAAGGCGAGACGGCCGATACGACCAAAACCGTTGATAGCAACCTTGACTGCCATTCTTTCTCCTTTCGGGGGCCCTTCCGAGACGCTCTTTGCGCCGTTCCGGACCACAACTGAACCACGGTGATGATACTACCGCTTTATCGGGCGCTCAAATCACTCATCAGGCAATCGACTGAAAAACTCACCCAAAACCGCAGCGCAACGCAATAGTTGACCACGTCTGGGTGGTCAAGATGGCCGGCTCGTCCCCGGAGGTGCGGCCTGCCGCGCGAGTCAGCCGCGCGCCTCGGCGAGAAGGGCCTCGAGCCTCAGGACACGGTGATACAGGGCGGACTTCGAGAGGATGGGGTCGCTCATCTGCCCCAGGTCCCTGAGCGACAGCTCGGGGTACTCCCGACGCAGGTCGCAGAAGGCGCGCAACGCCGGCGGCAGGGCGTCGAGACCCACCTCCTGCTCGACCTGGTCGATCAGGTCGAGCTGGTCGGCCGCCGCACCGCACGAGCGGGCCTGGTTGGCCATCTCTGCGTTGACGCGACGGTTGACGTCGTTCTTCACCGACTTGAACCTGCGTGCCTGCCCGACGGCCAGGGCCGTACGCGTCGCCCCCAGCGCCATGAGCAGACGCACGACGTCATCGAAGCTCTTGAGGTAGATGGCAAACGCCCCACGCCGGCGGTTGAGCCGCGCCTTGACGCCAAGGCGCGAGCAGAGCGAGACGAGGTCGAGGGCGAGGTCCTCCCCCGTCACGGCCATCTCGAGGTGGAAGTCGCCCCGGGGGTCGGCGACGAAGCCGCCAGCCATGAACGCACCCCGCACGAAGGAGGCACAGCAGCAGTCGCGCTCGACGAGCCGACGGGGGATGCCCTGGGCGAGGCCGCGCCCCGGGACGAGGACCCCCATGCGCACCAGGGCCTTCTCGAGGTCCGCCTGGTCAGGGCACCTCGATGAGGTAGTTCCGGGTCTTGTGCAGCACCGACCTGCGCACCGTCAGCTGCGTGTCGAGGTCGAAGCACTTGTGGACCAGCTTGATGACCATCCGCGCGACGGCCCCCGTCTCGGTGGCCACCTTGAGCGAGTAGTTCCCCGAGCCCCTGAACGAGAGGGTGCCGCACACACGCACGAGGGCGGCGAGCTCGGCGATGTCGCATTCCGGGCAGGTACCCTCCACGCGCGAGAGCTCGTCCTTGACCTCTGCCGTGAACGACACGTCAGGCCCTCTCGGCACGAGGGAGGTCACGATGGGTGACCTCGACCTGGTAGCCCTGGGCCGCGAGGTAGCCGGCCGTGGAGTTGGCGAGCGTGACCGAGCGATGCTGCCCGCCGGTGCATCCGATGCCTATGGAGAGCTGTGACTTCCCCTCGGAGACATAGCCGGGCATGACCGCGTCGAGCAGGTCGTACCAGGCCTTGAGGAAGCGCTTGGTCTCGGGGCGCTCGAGGACGAACGTCGAGACCTTCTCGTCCATGCCCGTGAGGTGCCGCATCTCGGGGTCATAGAAGGGGTTGGGCAGGAAGCGGACGTCGATGACGAGGTCGGCCTCGTCGGGCATGCCGTACTTGAAGCCGAACGAGAAGACGTGCACCTCGAGGAGCTGCTGGTCCGAGAGCTCCGAATAGAGCGACTGGATCTTCCGCCTGAGCTGGAGCGGCTTGAGCGAGGAGGTGTCGATGACATAGTCGGCACGCGCGCGGACGTCCGCGAGCTGGACGCGCTCGCGCTTGATCGCCGAGAGCGTCGACTCGCCCTCGGACGCGATGGGATGCCTGCGTCGCACGGAGCTGAACCGGCGACGCAGGACCTCGTCCGTGGCGTCGAGGAAGAGGATGCTGTAGCTCATCTCATGGTCGTAGAGCTCGTCGAGCGCCCCAAGGAGCTCGTCGAACAGGCCCTGGCTCCTGAGGTCGCACACGATGGCGAGATGCCGCCCCACCCCCGTGTTGATGCCCACGACCCGCGCGAGCGTGAGGATGAGCGAGGGAGGGAGGTTGTCGATGACGTAGTAGCCGAGGTCCTCGAAGGTATGCATGGCCTCGGTGCGACCGGCCCCGCTCATGCCGGTGATGATCACGACGTCGGAGGCCATGCCGTCGCCCTGGCGGCGGACGTCGTCAGGGACCTGCGCCACCTCCCGGGGACCCATGCCCCTCTCGGAATCCTCTGCCATGACCTCTCCCTCTGAAGACCCGCCACGAGTGCGCGGTCGCCTGCCCCATCGAGCCGTTGGTCTGAGTATACCCGCTCGCCCCCCGGCCAGATGCCCGGTCACCATGCGCCCACGCCCGATGGCGGCCACGTGAATAGATGCCGCCCCCGTCGGCAATATATTGCCGTAAGGCGTGCTCCGAGGCGCCCAGGCGGACAAGGAGACACCATGGAACTCAAGGACTGCCGCATCGACGGATCGACCCACTTCAAGATCGACGAGCACCCCACCTGCATGCACATGGACAAGGCCCTGAAGGCAGACTACGTGGCACGGACCGAGGCCAACAACCAGCGCATGAGCGAGCTGCAGGACAAGCTCTATGCCGAGGGTCGCGAGGGCGTGGTGATCCTGCTCCAGGCCATGGACGCAGCTGGCAAGGACTCGACGATCAAGCATGTCATGAGCGGCGTGAACCCCCAGGGGGTCGACGTCTTCAGCTTCAAGCAGCCCTCGACCGAGGAGCTGGCACACGGCTACCTCTGGCGCGCGTCGCGCGAGCTTCCCCGCCGAGGCAAGATCGCCCTCTACAACCGTTCGTACTACGAGGACGTGCTCGTGGTGCGCGTGCATGACCTGAGGAAGGGCTATTCCATGCCCGACCGGTGCCTCGACCTCCCCGAGAAGGAGTTCTTCGACCACCGGTTCGACCAGATCAGGTCGTTCGAGGAGTATCTCTATGACAACGGGTACCGCGTGCTCAAGATCTTCCTGAACGTCGGCCTCGAGGAGCAGAAGCGGCGCTTCCTCGCGCGCATCGACGACGAGAGCAAGAACTGGAAGTTCTCGAGCTCCGACCTCAAGGAGCGCGCCCGTTGGCCCCAGTACATGCAGGCCTACGAGGATGCCATCAACGGCACGTCCACCAAGCACAGCCCCTGGTTCTGCATCCCAGCCGACCAGAAGTGGTTTGCCCGTTGGCTCGTCTCGGAGGCCGTGGTCGACGTCCTCGAGGAGTGCGACCCGCACTATCCCAAGCTCCCCAAGGAGCAGCGCGAGCAGCTGGCAAGCTACAAGAGCGAGCTCATGGGCACGGCCGAGGAGGACGGGCCGACCGAGGGAACCGAGTAGGGTCAGCCCCTCCCGTCGTCATCCCCTGCCGCCTTGCGGCCCTTCGCGAGCTCGGCGTCCCATCCACGCAGGGTCTCGAAGACGTTCCGGGCCACCGCATCGGGGATGCCGTCCACGGCCGAGATTTGCTCCAGGGTCGCCCCGCGTAGCCTCCGCATCCCGCCGAATGCCTTGAGCAAGGCCTTCTTCCTCTTGGGACCGAGGCCCTCCACCTCGTCGAGGACGGACTTGGTCATGGCCTTGTCGCGAAGCTCGCGATGGAAGGTGATGGCGAACCGGTGGGCCTCGTCGCGCACGCGCTTCACGAGGTAGAGCGAGGCGGACCCGCTGGGAAGGACCACGGGCGTGTCGTCCCACGGCACGAACAGCTCCTCGTCCGACTTGGCGAGACCTGCCACGGGGATATCGAGGCCAAGCGCCGCAAGCTGTTCCATGGCTGCGGTGAGCTGGGGCTTCCCGCCATCGAGAATGAGCAGGTCGGGCTTCGACCCGAAGCGCTCGTCAGCCATGCGCTCAGGCGAGTAGCGCCTTGCCAGGACCTCGCCCATCGAGACGAAGTCATTGGCCTCGTCGAGCTCCGTGCGCACCTTGAAGCGCCGGTACTGGCCCTTGTCGGGGTGCCCTCCCGTGAAGACGACCATCGACGCCACCGTGAAGTTGCCATGGATGGTCGACACGTCGAAGCATTCGATGCGCATGGGTGCCTCGTCCAGGGCGAGCGCGCTCTCGAGCTCGGTGAGCGCGAGGTTGGAGCGCCGGTCCTCATAGCCCGTACGCAGCTCGTAGCGCATGAGGGCATGGTGCGCGTTGGCATCGGCCATCTGTCGGAGGTGGGCCTTCTCGCCCCGCTTGGGGACATGGAGGCAGACCTTGCGCCCGCGCAGGTCGGAGAGCCATGCCTCGAGCGCCTCGGCATCGTCGAGGGCCACGGACACGTCGACCTCGAGGGGGAGGTCGCCGGTATGGCCGTAGTAGCGCTTGACGAAGCCCGAGACCAGCTCCTGCTCACCCACGTCGAGACCTTTGTCGAGGATGAACTCGCAGGTGCGGACCACCCTGCCCTCGCGGACCACGAAGACGCAGGCGCCCGCGATCGTCTCCTCGCGCCAGAAGCCGAGCACGTCGGCATCGAGGGCGGTCGGGAACACCACCTGCTGCTTGTCGTCGAGGCCCTCGATGACCTCGAGCCGGCGCTTGATGCGCGAGGCCCTCTCGAAGTCGAGGCCGTCCGCCGCCTCCTGCATCTCGGACGTGAGCTCCGAGACGAACCCGCCCCGATGACCCGAGAGGAACCGCTCCACCTGGGCGACGTTGTCCGCATACTCCTCGGGCGAGATGGCCCCGCAGCAGACCCCGGGGCCGCGCCCCACGTGGTAGTCGAAGCATGGCCTTCCATCCTCGGAGCACGACATGGTGAGGAGGCTGGCGTCGTCGGGGTGCGCGTCCGCCATGCGCTTGACGCGACGCCACTCGGCACAGCCTGCCGAGCACAGGGGCACGACCCGCCGCACGATGTCCACCGTCTCGCGTGCGGCACGGGCATCGGTATAGGGACCGAAGTACCTGGTCCCCGCCTTGTGACGCTCGCGCGTGTACTTGATGGCCGGGAACACGTCGCCCTTGGTGAGCGCGATGAACGGGTAGCTCTTGTCATCCTTGAGGTCGACGTTGTAGGGAGGGCGGTACTGCTGGATGAGGTTGATCTCGAGCACGAGGGCCTCGTGCTCCGAGGTGACCACGACGTAGTCGAAGCTCGCGACCTCGGCCATGAGGAGCGGTATCATCGCCCGGTCGTCGGTCTGCTGCACGTACTGGCGCATGCGTGCACGGAGGTTCTTGGCCTTCCCCACGTAGAGGACGTTGCCGGACGCGTCCTTCCAGAGGTAGCAGCCAGGGTCCGTGGGCACGGACTCCACCTGCCTCGCCAAAGATGGTGCCTCGGACACGCGGGCCTCCCCTCCCCTGGCCCCTCGTGCCGCGAACCGCCCGGGGGACGTCATCTGACAGAGTGTAGCCGAGTCGAGGTGGGCGTCCGGTGCATGGGCGACGTCGCGGGAAGAAACCCGTAGAATGTGTGGGGCAAGGGCCGTTCAGGCCGGAGGCGCGAGCGTAGGAGACAAGGGATGTCGAAGACGGGACCGATGGCAGGGCAAGGAACCTCTGGGAAGTCCCAGGGGCCGCGACATGACCTGGTCCCCGTCGTCATCGGAGGTGACATCGGGGTCTATGCCATAGGCCGCGAGTTCCATGAGGCCTTTGGGACCAAGGTCGCCTGCGTCTCGGACGGCTGCATCGGGGCCATCCGCCACTCCTCCATCTTCGAGCAGCATGAGGTCCCCGACCTCGAGCCCGACACCATCGCCCGCGCGCTGTCACAGATCGGCGAGGCTGCGCCCGACGCGCACGTCGTCGTGATGCACAACACGGACCATCTCGTCGACGTCCTCGGCCAGGTCGCTGACGACCTCCCGTCCAACGTCACCTGCGCGATTCCCGGCAAGGAACCCTGCAGGCTCCTCTCGGACAAGGTCACGTTCGCCCAGTGCTGCCGCCAGCACGGCCTGGACGTCCCCGAGACCGAGGTCGCCCACCTTGCCGGCAGCTCGCCGATCGAGCCGACGTGCATACCCTTCCCGCTCGTGGCCAAGCCCGCCGTCTCGGCAGCCTATGCGCACCTCCTGCGCCAGGGGTTCAAGAAGGTCTACTTCATCCATGCCCAGCATGAGCTCGACGAGCTCTGGGGGCAGCTGCGCGACGTCGGGTTCGAGGGGGACTTCCTCGTCCAGGAGCTCATCGAGGGCGACGACACCTACATGGACTCGCTCACCATCTATATGGGGGCCAACGGCAAGGCGACCATGCTCGGCAGCGCGCAGGTCCTTCTCGAGGACCACGCCCCCACCATGCTCGGCAATCCCGTGGTCATGGTCACGCGCCCGATGCCCGAGCTCTGGGAGAAGGTCGAGGCGATGCTGGCCGACGTCGGCTATCACGGCTTCGCGAACTTCGACATCAAGCGCAACAGGAGGGATGGCCGCTCGGTCTTCCTCGAGATGAACCCCCGCATCGGGAGGAACTCGTTCTATAACCTCGCCGCCGGAGTGAACCCGATGCGCGTGCTCGTCGACGATGTGGTCGACGGCATCGACGCGGGCTGCCTCAAGGCGGAGGAGAAGATCCTCTACACGCTCGTGCCCACGAGCCTCATCCCGACCTACCTGCGCGACCCCGACCTGCTTGCCGAGGTGCGCGCCCTCATCGCCGAGAAGCGGGTGTTCGACCCCCAGCGCTACCAGGCCGACTCAGGTCCGAGGCGCATGCTCGACGTCGAGCTCACGGAGCGCAACCAGGTCAGGAAGTTCGCCCGGTACTA
This genomic stretch from Atopobiaceae bacterium harbors:
- a CDS encoding phosphoglycerate kinase, with the protein product MAFTKKTVRDIDVDGKRVLERVDFNVPLKDGVVTDDTRVKAAIPTIKYLVEHNARVILMSHLGRPKGDGPEPELSLKPAADKLRELTGFDVIFCDDTYGDKAKAAVDAVKPGQVLVLENVRFDKREKKNDPEIAKRLASYGDIFVLDAFGTAHRAQGSVVGPAAYIPAVAGFLLEKEVDTLTGIFADPKRPFVAIVGGSKVSSKIGVLDHLIDSADTLIIGGGMAYTFFMAKGYTVGTSLQEPDWVERAGEMMKKAEDKGVKLLLPVDNIVADHFGEDATGTVVDSNKIPDDRMGMDIGPKTEALYAEAIKGAATIFWNGPMGVFEMDQFAHGTQAVAEDIAENESCTSIIGGGDSVAAINKFGLADKMSWISTGGGASMELVEGKALPGVEALLDA
- the gap gene encoding type I glyceraldehyde-3-phosphate dehydrogenase is translated as MAVKVAINGFGRIGRLAFRQMFGHEGSEIVAINDLTSPEMLAHLLKYDTMHGNYAREHEVTFDDSSITVDGKQITIYKEKDAKDLPWGKLGVDVVLECTGFYTSKAKSQAHIDAGAKKVVISAPAGNDLPTIVYNVNHDILTADDDIISAASCTTNCLAPMAKALNDYAPIQSGIMSTIHAYTGDQMILDGPQRKGNLRRARAGAMNITPASSGAAKAIGLVLPDLNGKLIGSAQRVPVADGSTTLLYAVVKSDSEVTVDSVNAAMKAASDPETFGYNTDEIVSSDIIGMTYGSLFDATQTMVQPLDNGEYLVQVVSWYDNENSYTSQMVRTIKYFEKFVA
- the rapZ gene encoding RNase adapter RapZ, which encodes MASDVVIITGMSGAGRTEAMHTFEDLGYYVIDNLPPSLILTLARVVGINTGVGRHLAIVCDLRSQGLFDELLGALDELYDHEMSYSILFLDATDEVLRRRFSSVRRRHPIASEGESTLSAIKRERVQLADVRARADYVIDTSSLKPLQLRRKIQSLYSELSDQQLLEVHVFSFGFKYGMPDEADLVIDVRFLPNPFYDPEMRHLTGMDEKVSTFVLERPETKRFLKAWYDLLDAVMPGYVSEGKSQLSIGIGCTGGQHRSVTLANSTAGYLAAQGYQVEVTHRDLPRAERA
- a CDS encoding polyphosphate kinase 2 family protein — protein: MELKDCRIDGSTHFKIDEHPTCMHMDKALKADYVARTEANNQRMSELQDKLYAEGREGVVILLQAMDAAGKDSTIKHVMSGVNPQGVDVFSFKQPSTEELAHGYLWRASRELPRRGKIALYNRSYYEDVLVVRVHDLRKGYSMPDRCLDLPEKEFFDHRFDQIRSFEEYLYDNGYRVLKIFLNVGLEEQKRRFLARIDDESKNWKFSSSDLKERARWPQYMQAYEDAINGTSTKHSPWFCIPADQKWFARWLVSEAVVDVLEECDPHYPKLPKEQREQLASYKSELMGTAEEDGPTEGTE
- the uvrC gene encoding excinuclease ABC subunit UvrC produces the protein MTSPGRFAARGARGGEARVSEAPSLARQVESVPTDPGCYLWKDASGNVLYVGKAKNLRARMRQYVQQTDDRAMIPLLMAEVASFDYVVVTSEHEALVLEINLIQQYRPPYNVDLKDDKSYPFIALTKGDVFPAIKYTRERHKAGTRYFGPYTDARAARETVDIVRRVVPLCSAGCAEWRRVKRMADAHPDDASLLTMSCSEDGRPCFDYHVGRGPGVCCGAISPEEYADNVAQVERFLSGHRGGFVSELTSEMQEAADGLDFERASRIKRRLEVIEGLDDKQQVVFPTALDADVLGFWREETIAGACVFVVREGRVVRTCEFILDKGLDVGEQELVSGFVKRYYGHTGDLPLEVDVSVALDDAEALEAWLSDLRGRKVCLHVPKRGEKAHLRQMADANAHHALMRYELRTGYEDRRSNLALTELESALALDEAPMRIECFDVSTIHGNFTVASMVVFTGGHPDKGQYRRFKVRTELDEANDFVSMGEVLARRYSPERMADERFGSKPDLLILDGGKPQLTAAMEQLAALGLDIPVAGLAKSDEELFVPWDDTPVVLPSGSASLYLVKRVRDEAHRFAITFHRELRDKAMTKSVLDEVEGLGPKRKKALLKAFGGMRRLRGATLEQISAVDGIPDAVARNVFETLRGWDAELAKGRKAAGDDDGRG
- a CDS encoding ATP-grasp domain-containing protein, with amino-acid sequence MSKTGPMAGQGTSGKSQGPRHDLVPVVIGGDIGVYAIGREFHEAFGTKVACVSDGCIGAIRHSSIFEQHEVPDLEPDTIARALSQIGEAAPDAHVVVMHNTDHLVDVLGQVADDLPSNVTCAIPGKEPCRLLSDKVTFAQCCRQHGLDVPETEVAHLAGSSPIEPTCIPFPLVAKPAVSAAYAHLLRQGFKKVYFIHAQHELDELWGQLRDVGFEGDFLVQELIEGDDTYMDSLTIYMGANGKATMLGSAQVLLEDHAPTMLGNPVVMVTRPMPELWEKVEAMLADVGYHGFANFDIKRNRRDGRSVFLEMNPRIGRNSFYNLAAGVNPMRVLVDDVVDGIDAGCLKAEEKILYTLVPTSLIPTYLRDPDLLAEVRALIAEKRVFDPQRYQADSGPRRMLDVELTERNQVRKFARYYPEPTDTSF